Within Williamwhitmania sp., the genomic segment TTCAAAATGCATTTCCCTCAATTGCGGAGTTTATTATTGCAGACAGGCCGTTTTGGGATAAGATAGAATTCTTTATCGACAGATATCTTTCTCTTATTCAGGAAAATCCCATTATTCCAGCATTTATTATGCAGGAGATGAATCGTGATCCCGAAAATCTTGTTCAAATACTCAAGGGCAATAGCATCAATTTTAAGGATATTGCTACAGTAATAAAACAGGATATTGATAAAGAGGGAGCAACCTTAATACCAATTTCACCTGAGCACTTTATTGTGAACCTTATAGCACTTTGCGTTTTTCCTTTTGTTGCTGCTCCCATGATAAAGTATAATCTATTTAATGGTGACAGCGAACGGTTTAACCAAATGCTTGCAGAGCGTAAGAAAGTGGTAATAATGTTTGTGAAGTCGGCCATGAAAAAGCATTAACCAATTCTTTAACAGCTAATTTTTTACCTCTAAAATAAACAGTTTACGGATGAAAAGAATCTTCACCGGTTTGATGCTTCTTATGAGTATCGCTGGAACTGCACAGGAAACTAACCTTTGGGTTCTTTTGCAAAAATCTCAGGAGAATTACCCTCTT encodes:
- a CDS encoding TetR family transcriptional regulator → MVKNKELSTETEDRILIAARKVFIAKGMEGARMQEIADEAQINKALLHYYFRSKELLFEKVFIEAVQNAFPSIAEFIIADRPFWDKIEFFIDRYLSLIQENPIIPAFIMQEMNRDPENLVQILKGNSINFKDIATVIKQDIDKEGATLIPISPEHFIVNLIALCVFPFVAAPMIKYNLFNGDSERFNQMLAERKKVVIMFVKSAMKKH